A region from the Halobacillus mangrovi genome encodes:
- the megL gene encoding methionine gamma-lyase: MDEKKMRLETSMIHNESDAHEQGSLTTPIYQTSTFSFPSAAVGEKRFAGEDDGYVYTRLGNPTVKALEERIATLEGGERGLAFASGMAAVSAVLISLTKAHDHILCSNGLYGCTFGLLKMLEEKYSITHDFSFMEDEEELRSRLTKNTACIFIETPINPTMKMVDLSMVARVAKEYEIPVVVDNTFCTPYLQRPLELGCDVVIHSATKYIGGHGDVIAGLAVGKQEFMNSVAMNAQKDIGGVLSPFDAWLLIRGLKTLHVRLDRHSTNAEVIATRLKQHAFIQNVYYPGMEDHPQKPIQEKQMKTGGGVLAFEINGSKSDAQFFMDQLKLIKIAVSLGDAETLIQHPASMTHAVVPEEERKKMGIRDTLIRLSVGLESVEDIWDDLTQALEKCK, encoded by the coding sequence ATGGATGAAAAAAAGATGCGCTTGGAGACTTCGATGATCCATAATGAGAGCGATGCTCATGAACAGGGAAGTTTGACAACGCCTATTTATCAAACATCAACGTTTTCATTTCCATCTGCCGCTGTAGGGGAGAAACGCTTTGCGGGAGAAGATGATGGTTATGTGTACACACGATTAGGAAATCCTACGGTCAAAGCTTTAGAGGAAAGAATAGCAACACTTGAAGGAGGAGAGAGGGGGCTCGCCTTCGCATCCGGAATGGCTGCCGTGTCTGCTGTATTGATTTCCCTGACGAAAGCTCATGATCATATTTTATGCTCGAATGGTTTGTATGGCTGTACATTTGGTCTGTTAAAAATGCTAGAAGAAAAATATAGCATTACTCATGACTTCAGTTTTATGGAGGATGAGGAGGAACTTCGAAGTCGGCTGACGAAAAACACAGCTTGTATTTTTATTGAAACTCCTATTAACCCTACAATGAAAATGGTAGATTTATCGATGGTCGCACGGGTCGCAAAAGAATATGAGATTCCGGTTGTGGTTGATAATACTTTTTGTACTCCATACTTACAACGACCGCTTGAATTAGGGTGTGATGTGGTCATTCACAGTGCAACCAAATATATCGGGGGCCATGGAGATGTGATCGCAGGACTCGCTGTCGGAAAACAGGAGTTCATGAATTCCGTAGCTATGAATGCTCAGAAAGATATTGGAGGAGTCTTGTCCCCATTTGATGCCTGGCTTTTAATACGCGGGTTGAAGACTTTGCACGTCCGTTTAGATCGTCACAGCACTAATGCTGAAGTAATCGCAACCCGACTAAAACAGCATGCTTTCATTCAGAATGTATATTACCCAGGGATGGAAGATCATCCACAAAAACCAATTCAAGAAAAGCAAATGAAAACGGGAGGCGGCGTCCTCGCTTTCGAAATAAATGGATCAAAATCAGATGCTCAATTCTTCATGGACCAGTTGAAATTAATTAAAATAGCTGTGAGTCTTGGTGATGCGGAAACACTGATTCAGCATCCTGCCTCCATGACCCACGCTGTAGTACCTGAAGAAGAGAGAAAGAAGATGGGTATCAGAGATACGTTGATTCGTCTTTCTGTCGGTCTCGAATCTGTTGAAGATATATGGGACGATCTTACTCAAGCCTTAGAAAAATGTAAGTAA
- a CDS encoding PTS sugar transporter subunit IIA: MFKKMFGKKSVEEQLVAPLNGKVVPLDEVDDPVFSQRMMGDGVAIEPTDGKVVSPISGEIVQIFPTNHAVGVKTKSGVEVLVHIGLETVAMEGEGFEGHVKQGDKVEAGDHLITFDPDLVKEKAKSTITPVIITNFDDIVENFEPSYSDAASAGQTNIATLQTK; this comes from the coding sequence ATGTTTAAAAAAATGTTTGGTAAAAAGAGTGTCGAAGAGCAGCTTGTAGCACCATTGAATGGAAAAGTTGTACCGTTAGACGAGGTGGACGACCCTGTATTCAGTCAACGCATGATGGGAGATGGAGTTGCCATCGAACCCACTGATGGAAAAGTAGTAAGCCCGATTTCAGGCGAAATCGTACAGATTTTCCCGACGAACCATGCTGTAGGAGTTAAAACAAAATCTGGAGTCGAGGTTCTTGTTCACATTGGTTTAGAAACCGTAGCGATGGAAGGAGAGGGCTTTGAAGGTCACGTCAAACAAGGGGACAAAGTAGAAGCAGGAGATCATTTGATTACCTTTGATCCTGATCTTGTAAAAGAAAAAGCGAAAAGCACGATTACACCTGTTATCATCACGAACTTTGATGACATCGTTGAAAACTTCGAACCTTCCTATAGCGACGCTGCCAGTGCAGGGCAAACGAATATCGCAACTTTACAAACGAAATAA
- a CDS encoding aminoimidazole riboside kinase, which yields MSKGIICLGEALIDFIPLDDENIKFQKSPGGAPANVAVGAARLGANSTFLGKVGEDVLGRFLKKTLTDYGVNTEAMYMTKDTRTGVVFVTLDEHGERSFDFYIDPSADRYLEESEVKADLLTSHNLLHFGSISMIDEPAKSATTTAVREARENGLIVSYDPNLRLGLWKSADEAKETILSMLAEADVVKISEEELEFLTGETDIEEGVKLLSSYEIPLLYVTMGAEGSHVYNQEGHTFVPAMKVDAVDTTGAGDAFVSGILYQLSERAKPVDQLTIQELEEITRFASVSGALAASTKGAMTALPTKTEVEDYLK from the coding sequence ATGTCAAAAGGAATCATCTGTTTAGGGGAAGCATTGATCGACTTTATTCCTCTGGATGACGAAAACATAAAGTTTCAAAAGAGTCCTGGCGGTGCGCCTGCCAATGTAGCAGTTGGAGCAGCGAGACTTGGAGCCAATTCTACGTTCCTTGGGAAAGTAGGGGAGGATGTCCTGGGTCGTTTTCTCAAGAAAACCCTCACTGACTATGGGGTTAATACAGAAGCCATGTATATGACCAAAGATACGAGAACCGGTGTTGTATTCGTCACTCTCGATGAACATGGAGAACGGAGCTTTGATTTTTATATTGATCCGAGTGCTGATCGTTATTTAGAAGAGTCAGAAGTGAAAGCTGACTTGCTTACTTCTCACAACCTGCTGCATTTCGGTTCGATCTCTATGATTGATGAACCTGCAAAATCAGCTACAACAACTGCTGTACGCGAGGCGAGAGAGAATGGATTGATCGTTTCCTACGACCCTAACCTGCGTCTGGGTTTGTGGAAGAGTGCTGACGAAGCAAAGGAAACAATCCTTTCGATGCTTGCTGAAGCAGATGTAGTTAAAATATCGGAAGAAGAATTAGAATTTCTCACAGGAGAGACGGATATTGAGGAAGGTGTGAAACTACTGTCCTCTTATGAAATCCCGTTGCTTTACGTAACAATGGGAGCCGAAGGCAGTCATGTTTACAATCAAGAAGGTCACACCTTTGTTCCTGCTATGAAAGTAGATGCCGTCGACACAACAGGAGCAGGTGATGCTTTTGTATCCGGAATCTTATATCAGCTGAGTGAACGAGCGAAACCTGTTGATCAGTTAACTATACAGGAACTGGAAGAGATTACGCGGTTTGCCAGCGTCTCAGGAGCTCTTGCCGCATCAACTAAAGGAGCGATGACGGCTTTACCAACAAAAACTGAAGTTGAGGATTATTTGAAATAG
- a CDS encoding glycoside hydrolase family 32 protein yields the protein MSEKDQQLRAQAIEEIEKYKQKVEADPYRQSFHHMPPVGLLNDPNGFIQWKGIYHLFYQWMPFDTGHGAKFWGHYTSDDFVNWTHEKAALTPSEWFDKNGVYSGSAVSHEGLLYLFYTGNVKDEQGNRETYQCLAVSEDGIHFEKKGVVVHLPAGYTAHFRDPKVWKKSDHWYMVIGAQSENMEGKAVLFRSSNLYEWEFLGSITGSNEEQLGDFGYMWECPDVFELNGKDILVVSPQGLEEEGMNYANTYQSGYFAGTLDYDHPKFVHGPFRELDRGFEFYAPQTTLDEKGRRILVGWMGVPDQYEQAHPTIENQWVHCLTLPRELTWNGEQMLQKPVEELKEMRGPVLLHSSITIENDQKAIRGVEGKPVELNLEFDKVEDQFAIELFQHASLSYKEGILTLSRPHLEDKKKTEFRRVKLEDGLKNLHLFIDHSSIEVFVNDGKEVFTSRIFPQPEEERILFTSLGTTTFSIEQWKLNGFQFD from the coding sequence ATGTCTGAAAAAGATCAACAATTGCGAGCGCAAGCAATAGAAGAAATTGAGAAATACAAACAGAAGGTAGAAGCGGATCCCTATCGGCAGAGTTTTCATCATATGCCGCCTGTAGGGTTGTTAAATGACCCTAACGGATTTATTCAATGGAAGGGAATCTATCATCTTTTTTACCAATGGATGCCGTTTGATACAGGCCATGGAGCTAAGTTCTGGGGACATTATACATCGGATGATTTCGTCAACTGGACTCATGAAAAGGCTGCATTAACGCCGTCAGAGTGGTTCGACAAAAACGGAGTCTACTCGGGAAGTGCTGTCTCTCACGAAGGGCTTCTTTATCTCTTTTACACCGGAAATGTGAAAGATGAACAGGGAAATAGGGAAACCTATCAATGTCTAGCAGTATCTGAGGACGGCATTCATTTTGAGAAAAAAGGGGTCGTTGTTCATTTGCCTGCAGGCTACACGGCTCATTTTAGAGATCCTAAGGTTTGGAAAAAGTCTGATCATTGGTATATGGTAATTGGAGCACAAAGCGAAAACATGGAAGGGAAAGCGGTCCTCTTCCGTTCTTCCAACCTTTATGAATGGGAGTTCCTCGGCAGTATTACCGGAAGCAATGAAGAACAGCTTGGAGATTTTGGCTACATGTGGGAATGTCCCGATGTTTTTGAACTGAATGGTAAGGATATTCTTGTCGTCTCTCCTCAAGGTTTGGAAGAAGAGGGGATGAATTACGCGAATACCTATCAGAGTGGCTACTTTGCAGGCACACTTGATTATGATCATCCTAAATTCGTTCATGGTCCGTTTCGTGAATTGGACCGTGGTTTCGAATTTTACGCTCCTCAAACTACGCTGGATGAGAAAGGCCGAAGAATCCTAGTTGGATGGATGGGAGTGCCTGATCAATATGAACAAGCGCATCCAACAATCGAAAATCAGTGGGTGCACTGTCTTACATTACCAAGAGAGTTGACGTGGAATGGGGAACAGATGCTTCAGAAACCTGTGGAAGAACTGAAGGAAATGAGAGGGCCTGTTCTTTTGCATTCCTCGATTACGATTGAAAATGATCAAAAAGCAATCAGGGGAGTGGAAGGGAAGCCTGTAGAATTGAACCTTGAGTTTGATAAGGTAGAGGATCAATTTGCAATTGAACTTTTCCAACATGCTTCACTGAGTTATAAAGAGGGTATACTAACTCTATCAAGACCTCATTTAGAGGATAAAAAGAAGACGGAATTTAGAAGAGTTAAGCTCGAAGATGGTTTGAAGAACCTCCATTTATTCATTGACCATTCATCAATTGAGGTCTTCGTCAATGATGGAAAGGAAGTCTTTACTTCAAGGATCTTTCCGCAGCCAGAAGAAGAACGGATCTTATTCACCTCCCTTGGGACGACCACCTTTAGTATTGAGCAATGGAAACTGAACGGGTTTCAGTTTGACTGA
- a CDS encoding transcription repressor NadR, translated as MSQSSKKMKAHERREHILSLLKQRGSPVTGSSLAEEMNVTRQVIVGDVSLLKARNEPIVATSQGYMYMTDVKEELAYQKTIVCQHGAEETEEELNILVDHGVHVQDVVVEHPIYGDLTAQLRISNRRDVKKFIEQVNSTNASFLLELTGGIHTHTIAADSRDAIEEAVDALSEAGILMKN; from the coding sequence ATGAGTCAATCTTCTAAGAAAATGAAAGCACATGAGCGGAGAGAGCATATCTTATCTTTGCTTAAACAAAGAGGCTCTCCAGTAACGGGGAGCTCATTAGCTGAAGAAATGAATGTAACGCGGCAAGTCATCGTAGGAGATGTTTCGTTGTTGAAAGCGAGGAATGAACCGATTGTAGCAACGAGTCAGGGCTATATGTATATGACAGATGTCAAAGAGGAACTCGCTTACCAAAAGACGATCGTATGTCAACATGGAGCAGAAGAGACAGAGGAAGAGCTTAATATCCTCGTCGATCATGGTGTTCATGTTCAAGATGTCGTAGTAGAGCACCCGATCTATGGCGATTTGACTGCCCAACTTCGTATTTCAAACCGCCGCGATGTAAAGAAGTTTATAGAACAGGTGAATTCTACCAATGCTTCATTCCTTTTGGAGCTGACGGGTGGCATTCATACTCACACGATTGCAGCAGATAGTCGTGATGCAATAGAAGAAGCCGTGGATGCTCTGTCTGAGGCGGGAATTTTAATGAAAAATTAA
- the cls gene encoding cardiolipin synthase, which translates to MNIIPYILTTILILNVLLALAIIFLERRDASATWAWLMVLLFLPIVGFLLYLIFGRRLSHKEIFTWDKKSRLGLLTAVQEQLKAIKDNTLEVQRKEIVSYEDLIYMHLKNNDALFSQNNDVEVFTDGQKKFHALLEDIEKAEDHIHLLYYIIRDDNLGQRLAEALIKKAKEKVDVKILYDDMGSRLLSRKYVKRIRAAGGQVESFFPSLVPKVNLKINYRNHRKLVIIDGEIGYIGGFNIGDEYLGFSKRFGYWRDTHLKVEGDAVHNMQTRFILDWNQASRRDIVYEDRFYQAKPKGDVGMQIVSSGPDSEWEQIKHGYIKMIMSAKKYVYIQTPYFIPDDSLLDALRIAVLSGVDVRLMIPNKPDHPFVYWATYSNIGDLLMAGARIYVYQRGFLHAKTIVVDGNIASVGTANIDVRSFRLNFEVNAFLYHSDVARLLADRFNEDLKESTELTYKLYQSRSKWIRFKEAIARLLSPIL; encoded by the coding sequence GTGAATATTATTCCATATATCTTAACGACAATCTTAATCTTGAACGTTTTACTAGCATTGGCAATTATCTTTTTAGAACGCCGGGATGCAAGTGCCACATGGGCATGGCTCATGGTCTTGCTTTTCTTGCCGATTGTAGGGTTCTTGTTATACTTAATTTTTGGAAGACGATTAAGCCATAAAGAAATATTTACTTGGGATAAGAAAAGCCGGTTAGGCTTACTGACGGCTGTTCAGGAACAATTAAAGGCCATTAAAGATAACACGCTGGAAGTGCAGCGAAAAGAAATTGTATCTTATGAAGATTTAATCTATATGCATTTAAAAAACAATGACGCCCTTTTTTCTCAAAATAATGATGTAGAAGTTTTTACAGATGGACAGAAAAAGTTTCACGCCCTTCTTGAAGATATTGAGAAAGCAGAAGACCATATTCATTTGCTTTATTACATCATAAGGGATGACAACCTTGGACAAAGGTTAGCAGAAGCCTTGATCAAGAAAGCGAAAGAGAAGGTAGATGTCAAAATTCTCTATGACGACATGGGATCGCGTCTACTTAGCAGAAAATACGTGAAGAGGATAAGAGCAGCTGGAGGGCAAGTGGAGTCATTCTTTCCTTCCTTAGTTCCTAAAGTGAACTTGAAAATCAATTATCGTAATCATAGAAAGCTGGTTATCATAGATGGAGAAATCGGGTATATCGGCGGTTTCAATATTGGGGATGAGTATTTAGGATTCAGTAAAAGGTTTGGTTACTGGAGAGATACCCACCTCAAGGTAGAAGGCGATGCTGTTCACAACATGCAAACACGCTTCATCCTCGATTGGAATCAGGCTTCCAGAAGAGACATCGTCTATGAAGATCGGTTTTACCAGGCGAAGCCCAAAGGCGACGTAGGAATGCAGATCGTCTCAAGTGGTCCTGACTCGGAATGGGAACAAATTAAACATGGCTATATTAAGATGATCATGTCCGCGAAAAAATATGTGTATATCCAAACCCCTTACTTTATACCTGATGACAGTTTGTTAGATGCGTTAAGAATAGCTGTGTTATCAGGGGTTGATGTAAGGTTGATGATCCCCAATAAACCGGATCACCCATTCGTCTACTGGGCGACTTATTCGAATATAGGTGACTTGTTAATGGCAGGTGCCAGAATCTATGTTTATCAAAGAGGCTTTTTACATGCAAAAACCATCGTCGTAGATGGAAACATCGCCTCAGTTGGAACTGCGAACATCGATGTTAGAAGCTTTCGTCTCAATTTTGAAGTGAATGCTTTTTTGTATCATTCAGATGTAGCGAGGTTATTGGCTGACCGTTTCAATGAAGACTTAAAAGAATCTACTGAACTGACCTACAAGCTTTACCAGTCAAGGTCCAAGTGGATTCGCTTTAAAGAAGCAATAGCCCGGTTGTTGTCTCCTATTTTATAA
- a CDS encoding S1C family serine protease produces MFNEDNRQTKRSYKRSGLAFGVLGAIIAVFLVTTVFQWKGISVSINTNEPTAQADELNLNDNPNAVTQAIDETSKAVVGVSNIQETRQGTQKAGTGSGVIYKKDGDQAFVVTNHHVVANSSEVEVILSDGTKVKAELKGSDPLTDLAVLQIDSEHVEKVAEFANADDVEVGQTAIAIGNPLGMEFAGSATKGIVSGLDRSIPRDMNGDQQPDWQTQVIQTDAAINPGNSGGALINLKGEVIGINSMKIAKEEVEGIGFSIPMNVAKPVIEDLETNGQVERPYMGVSLQDVSQIPGSVLQRELNLPAEVTQGVLIQGVEQGSAAQKADLSQYDVITEIDGNKVESLMSLREYLYNEAKVGDTVELTVYRDGEQMKTKLKLSSQ; encoded by the coding sequence ATGTTTAACGAAGATAACCGCCAAACTAAGCGTAGCTATAAACGTTCCGGGTTAGCTTTTGGAGTCTTAGGCGCAATTATTGCTGTATTTCTTGTAACGACTGTTTTCCAATGGAAGGGAATATCCGTCAGCATTAATACGAACGAACCAACAGCCCAAGCTGACGAATTGAACCTAAACGATAATCCGAATGCTGTTACACAGGCCATAGATGAGACTTCTAAGGCCGTAGTAGGTGTAAGTAACATTCAGGAGACTCGCCAGGGTACCCAAAAAGCCGGTACAGGATCTGGGGTCATTTATAAAAAAGACGGCGATCAAGCTTTTGTTGTAACGAACCATCATGTTGTTGCAAACTCTTCTGAAGTAGAAGTGATCTTGAGTGATGGTACTAAAGTAAAAGCCGAATTGAAAGGCAGTGACCCTTTAACAGACCTTGCCGTTTTACAAATAGATAGCGAACATGTAGAAAAGGTTGCTGAATTTGCAAACGCCGATGACGTAGAGGTCGGTCAAACAGCCATAGCGATCGGTAACCCACTCGGCATGGAATTCGCAGGATCAGCCACCAAAGGCATTGTCAGTGGTCTTGACCGTAGTATCCCAAGAGATATGAACGGCGACCAACAACCAGACTGGCAAACCCAGGTTATTCAAACGGATGCCGCCATCAATCCGGGGAATAGCGGTGGTGCACTGATCAACCTTAAAGGTGAAGTCATAGGAATCAATTCTATGAAAATTGCCAAGGAAGAAGTCGAAGGAATCGGTTTCTCGATCCCTATGAATGTAGCAAAACCAGTCATCGAAGATCTTGAAACCAATGGCCAAGTGGAACGCCCTTATATGGGTGTGTCCCTTCAGGATGTCAGTCAAATTCCAGGATCTGTTTTACAAAGAGAATTGAATCTGCCCGCTGAAGTAACCCAAGGGGTTCTCATACAAGGGGTAGAGCAAGGATCAGCAGCCCAAAAAGCAGATCTCAGTCAGTATGATGTCATCACTGAAATTGACGGGAACAAAGTCGAATCACTCATGAGCTTGCGTGAGTATCTCTATAATGAAGCAAAAGTTGGAGATACCGTCGAGCTAACGGTTTACCGCGACGGCGAACAGATGAAAACAAAACTCAAGCTTTCCTCCCAATAA
- a CDS encoding response regulator transcription factor gives MNHTIGLVEDDPNISDIVEAYLKKEGYVIQAVDTAEKAWKIFEQHSPDLWVLDIMLPGMDGYEFCKKVRQTSEVPIIIISAKDDEVDKILGLELGGDDYLTKPFSPRELVARVKRHLKRWQVMQPDVASSNQEETIESGDLLLNDAERKVYFKGQDIEVTTKEFEMLKILASQENRAFSREELLIKVWGEDYFGSDRAVDDLVKRLRKKMKDLPIETVWGHGYRLRNERKSS, from the coding sequence ATGAACCATACCATAGGGCTTGTGGAAGATGATCCAAATATAAGTGATATTGTTGAAGCGTACTTAAAGAAGGAAGGATACGTTATACAAGCGGTTGACACGGCTGAAAAGGCTTGGAAAATTTTTGAACAGCATTCTCCAGATTTATGGGTGCTTGATATTATGCTGCCAGGGATGGACGGATATGAATTTTGTAAAAAAGTGCGGCAGACGTCTGAGGTGCCGATCATAATCATTTCTGCAAAGGATGATGAAGTGGACAAGATCCTAGGCTTGGAACTGGGTGGGGATGATTATCTGACAAAACCCTTCAGCCCAAGGGAACTGGTCGCGCGGGTGAAGCGCCACTTAAAACGTTGGCAGGTGATGCAGCCAGATGTCGCTTCCTCTAATCAAGAAGAAACGATTGAATCAGGTGACCTTTTACTCAATGATGCGGAAAGGAAAGTGTACTTCAAAGGTCAGGACATAGAAGTGACAACGAAGGAATTTGAAATGCTGAAAATTTTGGCTTCCCAGGAGAACCGGGCATTTTCTCGCGAAGAACTGCTCATAAAAGTATGGGGAGAGGATTACTTCGGGAGTGACCGGGCCGTTGATGATCTAGTCAAGCGTTTGCGTAAAAAGATGAAAGATCTGCCGATAGAGACCGTATGGGGGCACGGATATCGTCTAAGGAATGAGCGGAAGTCGTCATGA
- a CDS encoding sensor histidine kinase: MKLLYQLNAAFTVLILIIMSITAFFIHSLLMDMLIQDEQRQLKARAELLIDVINEQDTDRNPQLSQLVQDRNYPILLFDRRQDQILFRTMPAEIARTWMDHYEDELIDEEVWESNGEKYVVYDFALSSRSNQILVMATPLNDLQAVQSVFAFRMIIVFVLGLLLAIIISYFLTRRLVTPLSRLKKEVEKIQKRQFDDVKAVEASGEIKEVEQAVRLMAEELARYIHSQKQFFQNASHELKTPLMSIQGYAEGIRDGVFEGEAAEKGFNVMVSETERLKKIVNEMILLAKLDSSKDVYHPERTDVIDIVDQSSVRLLPLAKDKDIELYVDLSEPFYTNVDSERVLQAFINIVSNAIRHAESEVRIHTQTENDWLTIQVEDDGEGISEELLPQLFERFIKGKEGETGLGLAISRAIIERSGGTIRAKNRKDRSGAVFEILLPYNE, translated from the coding sequence ATGAAGTTATTGTATCAATTGAATGCGGCATTCACTGTTTTGATTTTGATCATCATGTCCATTACCGCGTTCTTTATCCATTCGTTGCTGATGGACATGTTAATTCAGGATGAGCAAAGACAATTGAAGGCGAGGGCTGAGTTGTTAATTGATGTGATTAACGAACAGGATACGGATCGTAATCCACAGTTATCTCAGTTGGTACAGGATCGAAATTATCCCATATTATTATTCGACCGCAGACAGGATCAAATATTGTTCAGAACGATGCCTGCCGAAATAGCAAGAACTTGGATGGACCATTATGAGGACGAACTAATTGATGAGGAAGTATGGGAAAGTAATGGGGAAAAGTATGTTGTTTATGACTTTGCGCTGTCTTCAAGAAGTAATCAGATTCTTGTCATGGCTACCCCGCTTAATGACTTACAGGCTGTGCAATCTGTATTTGCTTTCCGAATGATCATTGTGTTCGTGCTTGGATTGCTGTTGGCAATTATCATTAGTTACTTCCTCACACGCCGTCTTGTAACGCCTTTAAGCAGGCTGAAAAAGGAAGTAGAAAAAATTCAGAAAAGGCAGTTTGATGATGTGAAAGCGGTGGAAGCCTCAGGTGAAATTAAAGAAGTGGAGCAGGCAGTAAGGCTTATGGCGGAAGAACTTGCAAGATATATCCACTCTCAAAAGCAATTCTTCCAAAATGCTTCTCACGAGTTAAAAACACCACTCATGTCTATTCAAGGCTATGCGGAAGGCATTCGTGATGGAGTTTTTGAAGGGGAGGCTGCAGAGAAGGGCTTTAATGTGATGGTTAGTGAGACAGAGAGGTTGAAGAAAATCGTCAATGAAATGATTTTGCTTGCGAAACTCGATAGCAGTAAAGACGTCTATCATCCTGAACGAACAGACGTCATAGACATCGTAGATCAGTCTAGTGTCCGACTGCTTCCTCTCGCTAAAGATAAGGATATTGAGCTTTATGTTGATTTAAGTGAACCATTTTATACGAATGTAGACAGTGAGCGTGTCCTGCAAGCTTTCATTAATATTGTCAGCAATGCGATTAGGCATGCTGAGAGTGAAGTACGCATTCATACGCAGACAGAGAACGATTGGTTAACGATCCAAGTGGAAGACGATGGAGAGGGGATTTCGGAAGAACTTCTCCCACAGCTATTCGAACGTTTTATTAAAGGGAAAGAAGGGGAGACTGGCTTAGGGCTGGCTATATCTCGTGCAATTATAGAGCGCAGTGGAGGGACCATTCGAGCAAAAAATCGAAAGGACCGTTCCGGCGCCGTTTTTGAAATCCTCTTGCCATATAACGAGTGA
- a CDS encoding acyl-CoA thioesterase produces the protein MEPKRCIDSLTVKNSHVLPPDTNSHGTLFGGKLMAYIDDVAAIAAVRHCRKPVVTASTDSVDFLQPVFEGDTICLEAFVTYTHNTSMEVFVKAITENLLTGDRKVCTTAFLSMVAVDENNEPTPVPPVYPESEEEKWLHDGAKRRHEHRKARRKESKELAEKFGTGLPWLPDEK, from the coding sequence ATGGAACCAAAACGATGTATTGATTCATTAACCGTAAAAAACTCTCACGTACTTCCTCCTGATACGAACAGTCACGGAACGTTGTTTGGTGGGAAATTGATGGCTTATATTGATGATGTGGCAGCTATTGCCGCTGTTAGACACTGCAGAAAACCTGTGGTCACTGCATCCACGGACTCTGTCGACTTCCTGCAACCGGTGTTCGAAGGTGACACCATTTGCCTCGAGGCCTTCGTTACTTATACCCACAACACTTCAATGGAAGTATTCGTAAAAGCCATTACAGAAAACCTTTTAACAGGAGATCGGAAGGTATGTACAACGGCATTCCTTTCGATGGTTGCCGTTGATGAAAATAACGAACCGACACCTGTCCCACCGGTGTACCCGGAATCTGAGGAGGAAAAGTGGCTTCATGATGGTGCAAAAAGACGTCATGAACATCGTAAAGCAAGAAGGAAAGAGTCTAAAGAACTCGCTGAGAAATTTGGGACGGGCCTACCTTGGTTACCGGATGAAAAATAA